The DNA region CTGCACACTGACTcaccctgcagccagggccagcaAGAGCAGAGGCCGGGAGAGCCATTGCTGTATGTTCACCCCTCACCAGAGGGgtcactgcattccatcctactAGATTATGTAGATCAAAACAAGTGGAAAAAACAAGCCAGGCAGTCTTGGTAtcctttgggggagggaggaaagaaatcTCTGTCAGACCTTCGTAtgatatcaaagcactttacagacattagcTAAGCCTCACAGCACCCCGGTGAGGTGGGGCCTATTGTAGCCATATCACaaaaggggaaaccgaggcacagaactCCTAAGGGGCTTCCACAAGTTCACACAGTAAGCAAGCAAGCAGCAGAGGCAAgcatagaatccaggagtcctggtgcccagTTCCACTGCTCTAGCCAGGAGACCGTACATCATCTCGGTACACTGAAGAGTAACAGACTCTGAAGCgagagaaagtgggtgaggtaatctcttttattggaccagcttcttccagtaaaagatatactaccgcacccaccttgtctctctattatccTGGCACCAACACGGCTACACCACCACTGTATACGACTCTGAAGCTGTCTGAGGAAGAGCAGCAGAGAAAGTTAAACAGACACTGCTGGTTGGCAGTGCTAAGGGAAAGCTTAGCATGGCATGAGCGTATGCTAGGGAAAAATAATCGGAGACAGCAGAATTCATGACCCCAGCCAGTCAGCATGAAAGACTAAGACACGCCAGTGCTGCTTGCTCAGAAAAACGTTTCTCCCTCAATGTTCTGGTTGATTTGTTAATGGCTGTAGTGAAATTGGACCACTCCGAGGCAGTACATCTGCTGATCAAGGGAAGAAACCCACGCTGGCACTGCAGAACGCCCCCCGCCCCGCAGTCTGATGTACTGATTCATTTATAAAGCTCTCAGCCCGCAGAGCAAACCCCTGCCATTACTACAGAACAGACAGCCAGCTGACTGCATCTGGGAATCCTATGAGCTGAGTCATTTGGGGGACTGCAGTTTTCCAGATTAGACTGGACCCATTGGACAGGATGCATTTCTACCAGCACCAGAAGTTGCCCATAAGATGCCTGCGGCCAGGATGTTGGACCTGAATCTAGACCCAGATCTTTACTGAGGGTCAGAGACAGCTCCACACCCCAGAGTCTAACCTCGGTGCTGTCTGGATAGCACCTGCTTAGCTCACCTCCATTCTACCTCTCTAGTCCCCCTGCCCATTCCTAGGGCACCTTTCGCATCTACTAAAAGCCTCTAGGATACACAGAAGTTATGGGGCACATGACTGCCTAGTGCTGCTCCCAACCTCTTCTATATGGACTCTGCTGTAACAACAAACAACAGAGAACTGCCATACCCCACTCCCACCTCTTCTCTCGGATCCTCTcctccaggggtgcagggtgaggtTAGCAGCCCGAGGACAGTGAGCGCTCTCACACTCCTACAGTCTGCTGATGGGAAGCCAGTCACTGGCAAAGTCACACCCCAACCTTGGGGTATGTAGCATGTTTTGAAAATTCCTCTGAGAGAGGGGACGTGGGGAGAGCTAAATACCTTCCCCCAAGACAGAGACCCTGTCGTTTTCACAGTAGCCAGAGAAAGACGCCTCTCTGTCTAGGTGAGCAGCTGCCAAGAAGTACAGTGATGGGGCATTAGCTGTTTTATATgaagtccccaccccacacacactcccctttggggtggcacattttcttCCCTCCGCTCTACTGTCCTGAATCAGATTGTTTAGCTAGTGCCCTTGTTGTAAAACTCAACGGCCTGCTTAGAGGAGTCCTAGCACAAGCtagatctctctttctctctcacacacacactcagcacaGAAAAatgtcccccccacccaccctctccATCCACAGCCTTAGGTCCACCAGAGAGAAACTGTTTGGAGCATGACCTGAATGAAGTCATTCttcccagggggaaaaaaaaaatgccttgcATGGCAGAGAGGGCCTATTTTAACTCACTTTGGGAACctgtgcaggaggggaggggggggaaagagggtgaaGGAGGGAAGGAAGCCCTGCCCAGGAGTGTGCTtgtcagggaacagggtgggccgggagaggagaaaggggcagagcagggaaccaaGCTATTGCCCCAAGTTAGCTTCCCTTGGGAGTTTGCTGGCCATGGAACTGGGCTTTGCTCTTGGGGGCAGTcggggctggcctggggcagggttCCTGGTGGCACAGAGCAGTTTCCCTTGCCCTGTTTTGTCAAAGGAAGCGCTGCGGTGAGTCCATGCCCTGGTTAAGTGCCCGGTGGGGTCAgtgtcccagctgtgctcctctAAGTGATTAGTCATCAAGGTGGGCTCTTTTGGGGAGCCAAGTGCACCAGCCTTCAAGTAGTACAGCAAGTTGCCCACCTGCAGGCATGCAAGGTGGCATCACACTTGGATCAACCACCTCCCTGGCTGCCTAAATCGCTTCAGGGTCCAGCCCTCCATTGCCTTCTGCCTGCTTCATGGCCCTTCTGCCTGCTTCATGGCCCTTCTGcctgctctcctccccctccccgggcacTCATCTAGCATCAGCCTCCCTGCTCTATCCTTTCCCACAAGCTCAACACTGGTGGTGCAGGAGCCTTCTCCTCCACAGCTCCTGCTGTTCAAAACAGACTCCCTCTCACTGACTCTCCACATGTCACCTGCACATGCCTCTCCCTCTAGAGCATGTCAGAGGCCAGTTTGTATGGGAGACATCTCCGGTTTATACATCACTGGattctagtccagtggttctcaacctgtggtccatggacccctaggagtctgcagactatgtctattATTTCCAAAGgcgtctgcacctccattcaaaattttttaggggtccactcATGAAAAAAAGTGGACTAGGATAGTGGTTCTCCATCCACATATGCCCCATGCTTTATGGTTTCTCCTgtacctgacacacacacacacacacacacacacacacacacacacacacacccacccttcTCTCTGGACATACTTTACAAGGAGGCAGCCATGCCACGCTACGGACTCCTATCCTTCAAGAGTGTAAGGTGCTGAAGGGGTTAAACAAGTTTTGGGGAAACAACCCTTGTTTTAAGATGGGgttggggagagaggcagagaaatGTAACTGCAGTCTGCCAATAAGCCTGTGGAGCCCAGACAACAAGCCAACTGGGCAAGGAGATCAGACAAGCTGGTTGAGACACCTTCACTGTGGATGGTGGTCTCATCTCATTTGCCCAGCCCCATCGCTGAGCAATGAAGAGACGCCTTCAGCTGCAATCGCTCTCCTTGCGAGTAAAACTGGCAGGCTCCTGTCACTCTGTCTGGAAACGCCCTGGCTAGCTTCTCTACCCACTGACCAAACCCAGCCAGGTTCTGGAGTGAACTCTGAGCAAGCTGGGGGATGGTGCAAACCAAGGTGCATGGTAACGGTCACCCTGACCAAGTTACTGGTTTGAGCACGAGCATCCAACCCCAACAGAGccatgtttgtttaaaaggatcCGAGCGGCTTTGGTTAGTGAAGCTCTGAAATAGGGACCGTGTGTGGGGTGAGGTGTGTATATGtatgagagagaggaggaagagcccTCCAAACAAGAGCCATGCTACAGCAGCAATAAGCCTGGAGGGAAGCCAAGGGTACCAATGGGAACCCTCTATAAAGTCAGCAGCTTTAATGGGATGCTGCCTGTTTCCAGCCAGAAAAGCTGGGACACATACTGGACCCTGCAGCTGACTGAGGAGTGCAGAGAAACCTGGCTAATAAGCTTTTCAACAGCAAGCCTAGTCAACAGGGTGGCTACCACCAGGGCTAGTATCTCCCCAACTTAGGCCTCCAGGTATCATCCTCTTTATCCCAGAGGCAAAGTACTCCCATTATGAGACCAATAATACGGACAATCCTCAGTGGGACAAGAGATAAGGATGTCCTCAGGAACAACATGACCAAGCTAGAGTAGCTCGATTCTCAGAGGTGCTGCCCATGCGtaagtcccactgaactcaggggttatgggagctcagcacctctgaaagtgaGAAGCTAAGTAAAGTTGAGCATGGATACTGCCCAGGCCCCACTACAGAGATGTTACAGATTAGGAAGAGCATGGTTAAAATATAGGCCAGCATTCATGTGCCAAAGTCACCACGCCTGCTTCAGTCTTCTTTCCATACTAATTAATAGGGCTTGGCACATCATCTAGCACATTTCCATTCATAGagctcaaagcacattacaaagcgTTAACCTCATTTTACAGGTAGGAAAATGAAGGAACagagtgacttggccaaggtcacatagtGAGCTAAGAATTGTAAAttctccagggcaggggctggttcTGTTGTGTCTATTGTACCGTGGCCAGGACATTTTAAAAGTAAAGCTAACAACAACATAACCAGGCATCTCTGGCCCCGAGGCCTGTGCTCCCTCCACTGGAGCATCCTGCCTGGAGTGTGGGTTTTAAATagacaccccacacacactttttttttttttgggtaaagCCACCCTTAAGCTACGCACCCAATGACCCACAGATGCAAAGTGCCCTTGAAAATTACCACCAGGCAAACCCTGGGAGAAAGCTTTTGGTAACTGCAATTCAGCAGGTTCAGGCAATTCATGTTTAAAAGAGTCAGAAAAGCATCAGGCCAAGTTTACCATCCATTGGTGACTGGCCCCCTGGAATCCTGGCTGTGCTGGAGGAGGGGTAGCAACGAAGCATGAACTCTTCATGCACCTAAGATTgctcatttatttttaagcagcCAAGATCTGGAGCAGTGGGAGGATTTACTTTTGCTGCATGGCACTGGGTGACTGCCACACACACTGCAGATACCCAGGGCACTTTTCAGGGCTCCTGGGCACTGAGTCTAGATTTTGGGAGTCGTCTCATGCTGAGACTGCAGGGCAGTGTGTTCAAATCTCTCCTTCCTtggcatgggggaggaggagcactgGAGGCCGCTGCACAAGGGCTCATCCCCATTATATTCAGAGCCGCAAGAAGCCAGCTTCCACCAGAGACATCTAGATAAAGGGTGCAAAAaggagactgagggggaaccctctgaaccccttctcCTTATCTGGATTAGTGAGGCCAGTGATAGAGAGGGAGGAGCCTCACAAACCAGATTTGCAGACTCAGGTCAGCTCAAGCAAAGATTAATCTGACTTGCATTCAATTCtcagaattcattttttttagaaGAGGTacaggcggggcagggcgggTTGGGAGTTAAAATCCTAAATCAAAATTTCAGTGGAGCAACACGAAGCAGCATTTTGTTCTCACACTCTCAGAAGCAACAAGCTTGTCATAACTCATTAGATCAGAGGaggtgggaaggagagagattaaatAGATCTGAGGTTTGGGGCAGGATGGGAAGATCTGGAGGCCACGAAACAAAACTGGCTGGCTAGAGGCATTTCTGTGCCAAGTGCATGAGATCCCAGCGCAGAAGTAACTGGACAGACCCTGTGCACAGCACTGTATGGGTGTGCCTGGACTGACAGGGAGTTATGACAAACACTAGGTTTCAGGACAACCCTAGTAtttgctggtgctgctgctgtcacacacacacaacagcaaCACAACTTCTAGGTGGGGAGCTGCACACACGTCATTCCCACAGGCAGGAGTGCTGGCACAATttagggggcggggagggggggaaggtgcTGAGAGCCGTCGAACCAAACTGTACACCCTggataatggaaaccacttcaagccagggggtgctgcagctcccctagttccagcacctcccCCCACAGGGCCAGGCAGCAGGATCCAACCCAACTTCCCAAAGTTACACAAGCTCCCCGGAGCTCCCCGCTCTTACCTTGCTCTCGTCGtcatcgtcctcctcctcctcctcttcttcctccaccACCTCAGCAGCCTGGCGGGGGATGTTCATCTCCTGAGGGTGGCTCTGCTTGTCTGCTTTTGCAGTCCTGGCTGCCGCTGCCACCGCCACCGCCTCCTCCTTGGTCTGCTGCTCTTCATTCTCCTCGGCTCTCTTCGCCTTCCCCTCTTCAACCCCAATCTCCTCCACCGGGATCCTTCTCCCCTCGTCCTTCGCTCCTTCCTCGTCCTTCTCCCCCCTCGGAATCCCCTCCTCCTTCAGcgcttctccctccttcccttccccctcgccatccttcctctcctccccctgctcggTTGCCTCCTTGCCCTGGGACCCTTCCCCCTTGGCTGTCTCGGCAGCTTTGTCCCCTTCAGTCGTTCTCAGCTTCACAAAGACCGAAGCCAGGATCACAGCCAGGACTGTGAACAGCAGCGGGACCGCCAGGTACAGATCCACGGCCACATCCATCTCAGGGCAGCCTCTGGAGCCCGAGTTGCAAGGGACTAAGGGCGTTGCTTGGTTTTTTTTGTCTGGCTCCCCTGCGCGGCTGCTGCCTGGGAACAACTGACCCGCTCTGGCTAATTTCAACGGGCAGCGCAATCTGCCCGCAGCTGTGAGCGAAATCCCGGCTCTGCTAAAGCTGGATAGGGTTTCACAACATCCACAGCAGCAGCGTCATTtcccagggccctgcccacagctgcCTTCCCACCGCGCAGGCAGCCCAAGTTGTGaggttttctctctccccctttctccttccGTGCGTTCTCAGCCcgggcccagcccccctccccgagcattgAGAACCAGGTCTCCACTCCCCTAGGAAAGGGGACGATGTTGGGAACAACCAAGCTAGCCTGCTGGAAGTGATCAGCTCTCCTAGAAGCGGGCTGTGTCCAAAAGGCTCTTTCCAGAAAGTTCCGGGGACTCATCGAGTTATTAATTTAAACGAGCCTTGCTTTGATTGTAGCAGTGTTTAGGCAGCACCCTTGTCCTCCTCTGTATGGCACCTGActctcagcccctccctctccttcctggagCCCGATTAAATTCACTGCATGGGCATCTACTGACTTGGATCTGACTGCAGGATCTGGGGACCCTGTAGTGAATGATTTGCAGCTTATTATCCCTTTGTTCGGTAATGGAAGGGCTGCTCATGGGAAAGGTGGATCTGGAGGTAAGAGGATGCCAGAGCTCCAGaatgcctcctcttcctccctccctccatgctgGAAGTGACAGGAAGCCCTTGTTTGTGGACTGGCCAGGCTGCCCTTTGCATGGATAAAAAGGACCAGCAGGGAAAATTAGATGCCTGTATTactcccatctgtcaaatggggttGGTTATACTTAGGCTGTGGAATGGTCTCCCGAAGGGAGTGATGGGACATTGCGTGGAACATTTTAAAACTAGATTGGGCCTAATGCTTCACAGGGACCCAGCTGCATTGGACCCAGCTTGGACTGGGTGATTTGTCAGAACTTTTAAGTCTCTGCCATCCAGGATTCCCTGCCTGTGGGAGGCTCAGTTaaggtttgcaaagcactttgaaaatagaAGGTGCTATATGAGTGCTAATTATTGTTGCCACAGTGGAGTGTCAGGGGAGCGTCAGGGGAGCAGACATGGGAATCTGGCTCCCATAGCTACCCCAGCAAACATTCCGTGGTTGCATATGTGAGTGGGCAGTTTATTGATTGACTAAAaatagccccctctcccccatccaaaTTAAATCCtaagggagggaggaaatggaCTGGAGCTGATTCTTGCTGCGCTGGGTAATCCTATCAAGCAGGAGCTCATTAGTCTATGGATATTTGTATTCTTAGTAACAAACAACCACAGCACTTAATCTTCTTCTTCTCTGTGCAGCTTTAGGTTTCATGGGAGATCATCATAGCCACGCTACAACTCAACCCGAACAATAACAAATGATTTACAGCTACTTGGGATTTAGAGATTCAATGCAGCATCTCAGGCTTCTCAAACACAGTTTTTGTTACCTCTCCCCTCCATTCTTGAGACTGGTAATGTTATGAGCATCAAAAATTTGACTCATTAAATAGAGGTAATGGGAAAAGAATGTGGTATGCCATAGAATGAATCCTCCATCATCTCAGTTGTCCTTGTGGGCTATAGCTGGTGGAGGCTACCTCTTTCTCAAGCTGTCTCCTGTTATAATGGCCCATTGTTCCCCGGGGTGGGCCTTGCCAGGCTGAGAGCCTGACGTCTGTCAGCTCACTTTTTGGCACTGAATGGAATATTGATTATTAGGGCATGGCAAATACCCCACTCTTCGGCTCTGGCTGATATTCCTAGGCAGAGGTCATGCCTCAGCTAGCACCTTGCATCCCAGGATCTTACAGCACTACAAATGAGCAGAGCCTCACAACCTGCAGTGATCCAGGGACATTGttcctattttacagaaggggaaactgaggcacagagcacttAAGGCCAAATTGTACAATAGCAGCCTCTGATGTGAGAGTCTCAAGTTTCAGGTGCCCAACTGTAGACACCtggaacctgattttcagagatgatgtgcacccacaactccagctaatgtcagtgggatctgcaggggctcaacacctctgaaaaaccAGCTAGAGGTCTTGAAAGTTTGACATCCAATAATGCTGGGACgtctttgaaaatgtcacccaatGCAATTGTCCAAGCTCACCCAGTGAGTCAGCAGTAGATCAGCAACCgagctcagatctcctgagtccagcctctggctctaaccactagaccttgCTCTCCCTCTACCCTTCAGGTGCTCTTTGGTCTCCTGAATATAATTTTCCTCCACTTCCGAATAACAATTTCCCACAATGGGCCCTGAATACACCACACACATTTACCCATTTGCTGAGGATAGCTGGTGGCCCTCCCCTCTTCTCTATTTTTCTCAtggggcagagggatgctggCTCATCGTGCATCTTTTTTTGCACCAGGCACGTCAACCTGCCCCCAATCCAGCATGTatgttttttggggtggggagagaggcaggcTGGGCAGTCTACCAAGCTCCCTCATCTCCTCCTAACAAATTCTGCCCCTTAAACTGAGGGTGCACTAGGCCCCTGAAAAACCTAGCTCATGTAACCAGCTGTTTCCCTGAAGGTCTAAGTTCATAGGGACCTCCTTTCCTGGATCCCAAAGGAGGACGGCCGCTAGGGGAGATCTTCCTGTGCCTTTGGAAACCAAGAAGAGGGGGGATTCCAAGCCAGCAGCAGGATTAATGCCCCCGGCTCTTGTCTTGACTGCAGCAGACTAAGGGACAGGAAGCCAAGAATTCACATAGCAAAAACACAGGCTGGAAACACTCAGCATGCTGAACGTGTCTGATTTTCACATTAATAATTATCTGTCAAATTCGCTATTCAGGTTCCCAGCCCTGTTAATTGTTGCCCTGCTCCTGGCCACCATGTAAAAAGACTCAGCAGGGCCCTTGCCAGGCTTGGCAGCATGGATTGCCAAGGGTGCAACACAGTTGGTCAATCAACCCTGTCTTACCCTCCACTCTGCGTGTGTCCATTCAATCTTTGACTTCTCTGCTGCCATTGCCAGCGCCAAGGGGATCAGGTAGTGCTAACCGTGATGGTGTTTAATGCTCTGGGGACATACATCACCCAGGATTCCACTCGCTAAGACTGCCCCCCTTTTTAAAGTGCTGTTTGTTAATGGGTACAGCCCTTTTTCAATGGCCAGGGCTAGCTCTTGAGAAAGCCGCCATGTATTTGTGAGCCATCTTTGAAGAGCATGCTGCCCTCTACTGGGAAAAGGTTGGCTCAACACCAGACACTCAACTGTCAACCGGGCTATGAAATAATCCATGGAAAAGGGCTAGCCTACACAGAAAGGCAGACAGTGGCTTTGTAAAAGCATAGCGATCATCAGACTAAGAGGAACCATCTCTGCCAACCATCTGTGGATGGATCTAATCAGAGGGGCTGAAAAAAGCTGGAGATATTTTTAACTaacaaaagaggaagaaaaaagccAAAAGGAGATGACTTAACAAAGGGCATTTCCCCAGGGACAGAAAATCCAGTCCAGGTGCTTAAGAATGTGACCAGCTGCTAGTCTCCCTCCTCTATATATTCAGTTCATGGGCAGAGGAATTAGATCCCAATTGTCCCCTCAGGAGCGTCTGGCACAGAAGGGACACACCCATTCACAGTAGAGCTAAAGCAACCAGGAACAGTTTCATCTCACTCTTGCGAGACAAGATCCTGCTCTATTCAGGTATAATCCTGGCTCAATACATCAGCTGGGTTACTGCCCACATGGGATGAAAACTGTGCTAGCAACAACCCTACTAAGGGCTCTATATTCTCAAAACTGCcatattggggtggggggttgggtcATGCTCGAAAATCTTCCCTGCATGGATGGGAGCAATATCCTGCTAGCCAAGGAAACTGCTAGCAAACAGTATGCTTCAAGGTCCAACAAGAGGTAAGTTTATCTAATCAGTCCACCAGGACCATGTCAGTTTCCTACCTTACAGATAACAGTGCATGAGGGTTGATGCGGCCTCCTGGAAGCAGATGGACAGCTTCAGAGGAGGCCCTTGTAGTAGAGAAATGACCAAGGTGTCAACCACAGTCCCTCCCCACCAGCAACCCCTCCTTTAGTAGTTTTGCTAGCACAGGGTCCTGAACTAC from Malaclemys terrapin pileata isolate rMalTer1 chromosome 13, rMalTer1.hap1, whole genome shotgun sequence includes:
- the MXRA7 gene encoding matrix-remodeling-associated protein 7 isoform X2, coding for MDVAVDLYLAVPLLFTVLAVILASVFVKLRTTEGDKAAETAKGEGSQGKEATEQGEERKDGEGEGKEGEALKEEGIPRGEKDEEGAKDEGRRIPVEEIGVEEGKAKRAEENEEQQTKEEAVAVAAAARTAKADKQSHPQEMNIPRQAAEVVEEEEEEEEDDDDESKEEDQDWEKERLVVNEPDLDDADEKISFKYSPGKLRGNQYKTMMTKEELEEEQRVQREQLTAIFRLMKENSETFGEMSEGDMKEQLKLYDM
- the MXRA7 gene encoding matrix-remodeling-associated protein 7 isoform X1, which encodes MDVAVDLYLAVPLLFTVLAVILASVFVKLRTTEGDKAAETAKGEGSQGKEATEQGEERKDGEGEGKEGEALKEEGIPRGEKDEEGAKDEGRRIPVEEIGVEEGKAKRAEENEEQQTKEEAVAVAAAARTAKADKQSHPQEMNIPRQAAEVVEEEEEEEEDDDDESKEEDQDWEKERLVVNEPDLDDAADEKISFKYSPGKLRGNQYKTMMTKEELEEEQRVQREQLTAIFRLMKENSETFGEMSEGDMKEQLKLYDM
- the MXRA7 gene encoding matrix-remodeling-associated protein 7 isoform X3 produces the protein MDVAVDLYLAVPLLFTVLAVILASVFVKLRTTEGDKAAETAKGEGSQGKEATEQGEERKDGEGEGKEGEALKEEGIPRGEKDEEGAKDEGRRIPVEEIGVEEGKAKRAEENEEQQTKEEAVAVAAAARTAKADKQSHPQEMNIPRQAAEVVEEEEEEEEDDDDESKEEDQDWEKERLVVNEPDLDDAADEKISFKYSPGKLRGNQYKTMMTKEELEEEQRTEDYTKLSLASS